The sequence AATATCTCCTTAAAGCATCCGGTAAACTTAGCCTACGAGGCCGCTACCGCAGACTTAAACGATGTAAATATGATCGATCCTTTTCATCTGGAGGCCTATGGAAAGACCACCGTTAATTACAACCGTGATGTAGAGATCTTTCCGGTATTAAGTGCTATCTTTGAGGGAATCTACGGAGAATGCCCTTATAAATCCCCCACTGACATGGGTGTAAATATGGTCGGCTTCTGCATGGTGGATGATGAAGTATGCAGGGAAGCTTCCTTGCAGGAAATCATCAGGCGTTATTACCAGGCCCTTTCCCGTCTGGCAAGGGATATGGGTTCCAAAGATGAGGTCTATAAAATCGAGCTTCTCATGAAGCAGGCAAAAATAACTGCTGACATGAGAAAGGTTGTGAATGCCGCCAACAAGCTGGCCGAAGTAAAAGGCTCTCCGGCTGCTGCCCTTGAATTAGAGGACGGAACCATTGTCACAGGAAAAACGACCAACTTATTAGGTGCATCTGCTGCTCTCCTATTAAATACAGTCAAGGTTTTAGGAGATATTCCTCATGACATCCATCTGATTTCTCCATCTGCCATTGAACCGATTCAGAAATTAAAGATCAACTATCTGGGCAGCAAAAATCCCAGACTCCATACGGATGAGGTTCTAATTGCGTTGTCCGCCAGTGCTGCAACCGATCCCAATGCTCAGATTGCCCTGGAACAGCTTCCGAAATTAAAGGGGTGTGACGCCCATACTTCGGTACTGCTTTCCGATGTGGATGTTAAGGTGTTTAAGAAATTGGGTGTAAATCTGACCTGTGAACCTATTTATGAAGAGAAGAAAATCTACCATTAATTAGGAAGATAACTTCCTATTGAAAAAGCAAGGATTCCATATCCTTGCTTTTTCGATGTAAGTCTATCTGCTTTTTATGTTTTTACTTTTATACTGGTTAATATTGTTTAGAATTTCATCTCTTACCTTTGCATAATAAACAACATGTTCTATAGTCTCTTTTACTTCATTTATTCCTAAGTCCTGTTCTTCTTTTGTGTCGCATTCAATCATTAATGCCCTTTTTATATTAAATTCTAACCATTCAAGTCTTCCAAAATTACAATAATAAACAGTTTCCCAATCAATATTGGTATCTAGTGTTGTATTCCTAAAATAAGAATTGAAAAAGGAATTAAACAAATCGTAATGGATATTACATTTTTCATAACCAGACCAGCATAATGCAAGCTCAAACAATTCTAAATATGGATTAGAATATCCCAGGCACTCTAAATCAATTATTTTATAATCGTCTTTTATCCATAATACATTTTTACTATCCATATCATTGTGACAGATACTTAATACCTTAGGCATACTTTTTATTGCCTTATTACCACAATTCATACTTTCATTTAAAATTTCAACTTTATCTTGCAGCAAAACATAGATTGGTGAATTTACTTTCTTTGCTGACTCAATATATTTATTAAAATCCACTCCACATGAATTTCATTCCTTATAAATTCATTATTCTTTAAATCGATATTGTGGATATTGGATAAAGCTTCTCCTATTTTATTACAATTAATTTCTTTTATCTCATTATTTTTTAATGATTTTCCATCATACCAATTATATACATAAAAATATTGTCCGTTTAATTCCTGCATTTTCTTTTTGTTATAAATCAAAGAGTATATTGCCGGAATATTATTTTGTTTTAATTTTTCTTCAATAATATCCGCTTGATTATAGTTATTCATAGCGGTAGCTCTGCTCATAATGTTAGGATTTAATAAATTGATGATATAGTTTCCCTTATCAGTGCTAATTTTGTACATCTTATGTGTAAGACCACCTGTAACCTTTTCAGGTTCCGAAATCATTTTACCCATGTTAAAACTTATTAAAATCGTTTCAAAGAATTCTTTTAAATTCATGCGAATATTCCTCTTATAAAGATTGTACCTTGCAGTTGATAGGGTCACCATACATGGAGTCAGATAACCGGCAAATGAAACCATTATTGAATCTTCTCTTACGGCTCAAATTTACATACATTTCCCTCTTTTATAACAAATGAAATCTTCTCCATGCTTGTAATATCATACCATGGGCTTACTTCTGCAGCAACTACATCCGCAAAGGATCCCGGCTTTATGCAGCCTGCCTTTCCTGAAAAGCCCATCATCTTTGCAGGAGTTATCGTTGCGGACAACAGTCGTTCCTTAGCGTTGAAATCCCCATATTTCTGCGCAAATTCTTCCACCTCTTTCTATGACTATTGTTATAGGTTCCGTCATCCGTGCCAACAGCAATCTTCACACCTGCCTTCCGGCACTTTTTCAATTCTCTCCATGACGCACTACGCACATCATGGCTTTTTCCATTTCTCCTTAGTCAATCCGCCAGCTGATCCCATCTCGATGATTTTGGTTGCTGCAATAATCGTTGGTACCAGATAAAACCATGCTTCACCAACATTTCAATGCACTCATCAGCCATCATCATGCCGTGCTCGATGGAGGTGATTCCGCGGCGAATCGCCATCTTTATCCCATCTGTCACATAGGCATGGGCGGTTGAAATGCGCCCTTTACTATTTGCCACTGTGGAATGGCTCTTATCTGCAATGCTCCAGATCAGTCATATCAAATCTCGTGAAGCACTTCT is a genomic window of Lacrimispora sphenoides containing:
- a CDS encoding amidohydrolase family protein, coding for MEEFAQKYGDFNAKERLLSATITPAKMMGFSGKAGCIKPGSFADVVAAEVSPWYDITSMEKISFVIKEGNVCKFEP
- a CDS encoding DUF1846 domain-containing protein; its protein translation is MKFGFDNNKYLTMQSEHIRERISQFGDKLYLEFGGKLFDDYHASRVLPGFEPDSKLRMLMQLSDQAEIVIAINAADIEKNKIRHDLGITYDVDVLRLIQSFTDKGLYVGSVVITQYSGQKAADLFKSKLEKMGIKVYRHYIIDGYPSNVSLIVSDEGYGRNDYIETTKPLVIITAPGPGSGKMATCLSQLYHENKRGIKAGYAKFETFPIWNISLKHPVNLAYEAATADLNDVNMIDPFHLEAYGKTTVNYNRDVEIFPVLSAIFEGIYGECPYKSPTDMGVNMVGFCMVDDEVCREASLQEIIRRYYQALSRLARDMGSKDEVYKIELLMKQAKITADMRKVVNAANKLAEVKGSPAAALELEDGTIVTGKTTNLLGASAALLLNTVKVLGDIPHDIHLISPSAIEPIQKLKINYLGSKNPRLHTDEVLIALSASAATDPNAQIALEQLPKLKGCDAHTSVLLSDVDVKVFKKLGVNLTCEPIYEEKKIYH
- a CDS encoding phosphotransferase, whose protein sequence is MDFNKYIESAKKVNSPIYVLLQDKVEILNESMNCGNKAIKSMPKVLSICHNDMDSKNVLWIKDDYKIIDLECLGYSNPYLELFELALCWSGYEKCNIHYDLFNSFFNSYFRNTTLDTNIDWETVYYCNFGRLEWLEFNIKRALMIECDTKEEQDLGINEVKETIEHVVYYAKVRDEILNNINQYKSKNIKSR